A genomic region of Saccopteryx bilineata isolate mSacBil1 chromosome 1, mSacBil1_pri_phased_curated, whole genome shotgun sequence contains the following coding sequences:
- the LOC136320354 gene encoding ATP synthase subunit gamma, mitochondrial-like produces the protein MFSRAGVVGVSAWAVQPQWIQVRNMATLKDITRRLKSIKNIQKITKSMKMVAAAKYARAERELKPARIYGVGSLALYEKADIKVPEDKKKHLLIGVSSDRGLCGVIHSSVAKQMKIEVATLTKARKEVKIVGISDKIRGILHRTHSDQFLMTFKEVGRKPPTFGDASAIALELLNSGYEFDEGSIIFNQFRSVISYKTEEKPIFSLNTIASAESMSIYDNVDADVLQNYQEYNLANIIYYSLKESTMSEQSARMTAMDNESKNVSEMIDKLTLTFNRTRQAVITKELIEIISGAAALD, from the coding sequence ATGTTCTCTCGGGCGGGAGTCGTTGGGGTCTCGGCCTGGGCGGTGCAGCCGCAATGGATCCAAGTTCGAAATATGGCAACTTTGAAAGATATTACCAGGAGACTGAAGTCAATCAAAAACATCCAGAAAATTACCAAGTCTATGAAAATGGTAGCAGCAGCAAAATATGCCCGAGCTGAGCGAGAGCTGAAACCAGCTCGAATATATGGAGTAGGATCCTTGGCTCTGTATGAAAAGGCTGATATTAAGGTGCCTGAAGACAAGAAGAAACACCTCCTAATTGGTGTGTCCTCAGATAGAGGGCTTTGTGGTGTTATCCATTCCTCAGTTGCTAAACAGATGAAAATTGAGGTGGCTACACTCACAAAAGCCAGGAAAGAAGTTAAGATTGTTGGAATCAGTGATAAAATTAGGGGTATACTTCATAGGACGCATTCTGACCAGTTTTTGATGACATTCAAAGAAGTGGGAAGAAAACCCCCTACTTTTGGAGATGCGTCAGCCATTGCCCTGGAATTACTAAATTCTGGATATGAATTTGATGAAGGATCCATCATCTTTAATCAATTCAGGTCTGTCATCTCTTACAAGACAGAAGAAAAACCCATCTTTTCTCTTAATACTATTGCAAGTGCTGAGAGCATGAGTATCTATGATAACGTTGATGCTGACGTGCTGCAGAATTACCAGGAATACAACCTGGCCAACATCATCTACTATTCTCTGAAGGAATCCACCATGAGTGAGCAGAGTGCCAGGATGACAGCCATGGACAATGAGAGCAAGAATGTTTCTGAGATGATTGACAAATTGACTTTGACCTTCAACCGCACCCGCCAGGCTGTCATCACAAAGGAGCTGATTGAAATCATCTCTGGGGCTGCAGCTCTGGATTAA